The proteins below come from a single Crossiella sp. CA-258035 genomic window:
- a CDS encoding aminoglycoside 6-adenylyltransferase: MITEAGLAAWAAGRPDIRLVLRTGSRARRDGSVDAFSDHDIELFTTDPESYAGTADWLAGFGPVLVSVGLEGPWENPARLVLFTDGTKADFQLLPLSIVDELAEELDDLHERGYEVLHDPDGLAARLAAPSGRPRPEPLAEQDFQELCTEFWFEIAHLPRYVARGELWVVKSRDATTKELLEAMIEWHAQAVHGPAHDVWHAGTRMRRWAAPGVWDRLPELFGGFDGDSALRAAHATAVLFAELAREVAKAHEFTYDAAPEAAILPQLTR; encoded by the coding sequence GTGATCACCGAAGCGGGGCTGGCCGCGTGGGCGGCGGGCAGGCCGGACATCAGGCTGGTGCTGCGCACCGGTTCCCGGGCACGCCGGGACGGCAGTGTGGACGCCTTCTCCGACCACGACATCGAGCTGTTCACCACCGATCCCGAGTCCTACGCCGGGACCGCGGACTGGCTGGCCGGGTTCGGCCCGGTGCTGGTCAGCGTCGGCCTGGAAGGTCCGTGGGAGAACCCGGCGCGGCTGGTCCTGTTCACCGACGGCACCAAGGCCGACTTCCAGCTCCTGCCACTGTCCATAGTGGACGAACTGGCCGAGGAGCTGGACGACCTGCACGAACGCGGCTACGAAGTCCTGCACGACCCCGACGGGCTGGCCGCCCGGCTGGCCGCGCCGAGTGGCCGGCCGCGGCCGGAACCGTTGGCGGAGCAGGACTTCCAGGAGCTGTGCACGGAGTTCTGGTTCGAGATCGCGCACCTGCCGCGGTACGTGGCCCGTGGCGAGCTGTGGGTGGTGAAGTCGCGGGACGCCACCACCAAGGAGCTGCTCGAAGCCATGATCGAGTGGCACGCGCAGGCGGTGCACGGGCCGGCGCACGACGTGTGGCACGCGGGCACCCGGATGCGGCGGTGGGCCGCACCCGGGGTGTGGGACCGGCTGCCCGAGCTGTTCGGCGGGTTCGACGGCGACAGCGCGCTGCGCGCGGCGCACGCGACCGCGGTGCTGTTCGCCGAGCTGGCCAGGGAGGTCGCCAAGGCGCACGAGTTCACCTACGACGCCGCCCCCGAGGCCGCGATCCTGCCGCAGCTGACCCGCTGA
- a CDS encoding sigma-70 family RNA polymerase sigma factor — translation MTNRTVGRAEPRELDDERGLVTQYLRQIAATPLLSAPEEVDLARRIEAGVYAAELLRRGEGDRAGLAAVAADGQRAKDHMIRANLRLVVSIAKKHARRGLSLLDLIQEGNLGLIRAVEKFDYAKGFKFSTYATWWIRQAMDRGIAQQSRGVRLPVHVVEELTKVAKTERQLQLRLHREPTIAEVAEAAKVSQARVAELRLLARESVSLDSPVGAEGDTRLGDLITDEDVLQAADVVEYQSFARELRSLIDTLPPREAMIITLRYGLHDGRPHTLQEVADQVGLTRERIRQLEKQALRQLREPSRHDPLLAWAG, via the coding sequence ATGACCAACCGAACGGTCGGTCGGGCTGAACCGCGCGAACTGGATGACGAACGTGGCCTGGTGACGCAGTACCTGCGACAGATCGCGGCCACTCCGCTGCTCAGCGCACCGGAGGAGGTGGACCTGGCGCGCAGGATCGAGGCCGGGGTCTACGCCGCCGAGCTGCTGCGCCGGGGTGAGGGTGATCGAGCTGGGCTGGCCGCCGTCGCCGCTGACGGGCAGCGGGCCAAGGACCACATGATCCGGGCGAACCTGCGCCTGGTCGTCTCGATCGCCAAGAAGCACGCCCGGCGCGGGCTGTCGCTGCTCGACCTCATCCAGGAGGGCAACCTCGGGTTGATCCGGGCGGTGGAGAAGTTCGACTACGCCAAGGGGTTCAAGTTCTCCACCTACGCCACCTGGTGGATCCGGCAGGCCATGGACCGCGGCATCGCCCAGCAGAGCCGGGGTGTGCGGCTGCCGGTGCACGTGGTGGAGGAGCTGACCAAGGTGGCCAAGACCGAACGTCAGCTCCAGCTGCGGCTGCACCGGGAGCCGACCATCGCCGAGGTGGCCGAGGCGGCGAAGGTCAGCCAGGCGAGGGTGGCCGAGCTGCGGCTGCTGGCCAGGGAGTCGGTCAGCCTGGACTCCCCGGTCGGGGCCGAGGGCGACACCAGGCTGGGTGACCTGATCACCGACGAGGACGTGTTGCAGGCCGCGGATGTGGTGGAGTACCAGTCCTTCGCCAGGGAGCTGCGCTCGCTCATCGACACGCTGCCGCCGAGGGAGGCGATGATCATCACATTGCGGTACGGGCTGCACGACGGCAGGCCGCACACGCTGCAGGAGGTCGCCGACCAGGTGGGGCTGACCAGGGAACGCATCCGGCAGCTGGAGAAGCAGGCGCTGCGGCAGCTGCGCGAGCCGAGCAGGCACGACCCACTGCTGGCCTGGGCCGGGTAG
- a CDS encoding FAD-dependent oxidoreductase gives MTGVVVAGGGPGGMVLAYLLGRAGVPVTLLEAQPDFDRDFRGDSLHPYTLELLDTLGLADDLLRLPHHPARSFRFHTPRGTITAADYRGLDSRFPYVALMPQVRFLNFLAAQAKTLPSCRILMAAKVIDLLRDGDQVTGVRYRDNHGEHDLPATLVIGADGRFSRLRRLADLPVESLGASSDLLWFRLPRHPEDPPEADVDLYFGRDHYVALLGGVTDWQVGYTLPKGGYPAAKKAGVTPIQDFVREHVPWLSDRIQTLTDFDQITLLSLEIARAPRWHRPGVLLLGDAAHVISPVGGNGILMAVQDAVETANQLIPKLRTGRLTEPDLAAVQQAREPAITEVQMNQTRVERRVATARETGKTLAPPPFLRLLTALPWIRTRTARRNAYGPQPPILDATLLTHPGPVPTRTPKD, from the coding sequence GTGACCGGAGTGGTGGTGGCCGGTGGCGGTCCCGGCGGCATGGTGCTGGCCTACCTGCTGGGCCGCGCCGGGGTGCCGGTGACCCTGCTGGAGGCGCAACCGGACTTCGACCGCGACTTCCGCGGCGACTCCCTGCACCCCTACACCCTGGAGCTCCTGGACACCCTCGGCCTGGCCGATGACCTGCTGCGCCTGCCGCACCACCCCGCGCGCAGCTTCCGCTTCCACACCCCGCGCGGCACCATCACCGCCGCCGACTACCGCGGCCTGGACTCCCGGTTCCCTTACGTGGCCCTGATGCCGCAGGTCCGCTTCCTCAACTTCCTTGCCGCCCAAGCGAAAACCCTCCCGTCCTGCCGGATCCTGATGGCCGCCAAGGTGATCGACCTGCTTCGGGACGGCGACCAGGTCACCGGCGTCCGCTACCGCGACAACCACGGCGAACACGACCTGCCGGCCACCCTGGTCATCGGCGCCGACGGCCGCTTCTCCCGCCTCAGACGCCTGGCCGACCTCCCGGTCGAGTCCCTCGGCGCCAGCAGTGACCTGCTCTGGTTCCGCCTGCCCCGGCACCCGGAGGACCCACCGGAAGCCGACGTCGACCTGTACTTCGGCCGCGACCACTACGTGGCCCTGCTCGGCGGCGTCACCGACTGGCAGGTCGGCTACACCCTGCCCAAGGGCGGCTACCCCGCCGCGAAGAAGGCGGGCGTCACCCCCATCCAGGACTTCGTCCGCGAACACGTGCCCTGGCTGTCCGACCGCATTCAGACCCTGACCGACTTCGACCAGATCACCCTGCTCTCGCTGGAGATCGCCCGCGCCCCGCGCTGGCACCGGCCGGGCGTGCTGCTGCTCGGCGACGCCGCGCACGTCATCTCCCCGGTGGGCGGCAACGGAATCCTGATGGCGGTCCAGGACGCGGTGGAAACCGCCAACCAGCTCATCCCCAAACTCCGCACGGGCCGGCTCACCGAGCCCGACCTGGCGGCGGTCCAGCAAGCCCGCGAACCCGCCATCACCGAGGTCCAAATGAACCAGACCCGAGTCGAACGCCGAGTGGCCACCGCCCGCGAAACCGGCAAAACCCTTGCCCCGCCACCATTCCTGCGCCTGCTCACCGCCCTGCCCTGGATCCGCACCCGCACCGCCCGCCGCAACGCCTACGGCCCCCAGCCCCCGATCCTGGACGCCACCCTCCTGACACACCCCGGCCCCGTCCCGACCCGAACGCCGAAAGACTGA
- a CDS encoding AAA family ATPase — MRTLLGRELPVAELAEALARAEAGQGGLVLLTGEAGIGKTSLAEHVTGTAAARGFRTRWGSSGGPAFWPWIQVLRQHHAELGTGGEHPWLRPLPVAPRPAEHARFRLFDDLAGLLTADRAPTLVVLDDLHWADEGTVRCLEFLAPQLRSAPLLVVGTCWEAPEGELARLGERIELTGLDAAATGSLLNQVTGTAPEPELLAAVHQRCGGNPFLATELARLLRHTAAPVALTAVPAGVRQVTALRLAVLPADAVDLLCQAAVLGLTVDLRELAQMAGLSTSETWSRLAEPLRHGLVAHQAEHLLRFPHSLLQEAVADRIPAPERAALHRRAATAIAACARADEASSRLAEHLTLGERGDEAAVHRVRAGRAAFRALAYEDAAVSFQQALDLLGDDDRDRVRRARILLALAEARFHSGALPAAVSGYEQAFDVARAVGDGETAARAALGCCVGNQLALHEPQLLRRLELALDGLPPGDGELRARVLARLAKELDPAETSRERRGLVAGQALAMARRLCGPDQPGDPATLAEVLSAHHQAMWSPHNARERLVVAAEAAAAAERAGADLLAMEAHMWCLVANLDLGERNAVEESLATTGRLAERLRHPLWLYYQRVCAATIRHADGDFAEAESLTRQALTHGRQANHPLAEASFHHHLARLALDRGDLPTAEAATTAYTDLISAVPQLSPALRCVTVWLRARLGHHLEARAQLDRLLADGAKPLAETTVGVPVVLLLAEVAHLTRAEEHAATLTEALRPYAGLVATSAGNPFGLISHALANLAALQDRPEEAESHFQSTVDQARRMGARPWLATARTDYAEFLLSHNNPQSHEQARQAEQEATALGMPTLAARAQALHDHH; from the coding sequence GTGCGCACACTTCTCGGCCGGGAGCTACCCGTGGCCGAGCTGGCCGAGGCGCTGGCGCGGGCCGAGGCCGGGCAGGGCGGACTGGTGCTGCTGACCGGCGAGGCCGGCATCGGCAAGACCTCGCTGGCCGAGCACGTCACCGGGACCGCGGCGGCGCGCGGGTTCCGCACCCGCTGGGGCAGCAGCGGCGGACCCGCGTTCTGGCCGTGGATCCAGGTGCTGCGACAGCACCACGCCGAGCTGGGCACCGGCGGGGAGCACCCGTGGCTGCGGCCGCTGCCGGTGGCCCCCCGGCCGGCGGAGCACGCGCGGTTCCGGCTCTTCGACGACCTGGCCGGGCTGCTCACCGCGGACCGGGCGCCGACGCTGGTGGTGCTCGACGACCTGCACTGGGCGGACGAGGGCACGGTGCGCTGCCTGGAGTTCCTGGCGCCGCAGCTGCGCTCGGCGCCGCTGCTGGTGGTCGGGACCTGCTGGGAGGCGCCGGAGGGCGAGCTGGCGCGGCTGGGCGAGCGGATCGAGCTGACCGGGCTGGACGCGGCGGCCACCGGCTCGCTGCTGAACCAGGTGACCGGGACCGCGCCGGAGCCGGAGCTGCTCGCCGCGGTGCACCAGCGCTGCGGCGGCAACCCGTTCCTGGCCACCGAGCTGGCCCGGCTGCTGCGGCACACCGCGGCGCCGGTCGCACTGACCGCGGTGCCCGCCGGCGTGCGGCAGGTGACCGCGCTGCGGCTGGCCGTGCTACCGGCGGACGCCGTGGACCTGCTCTGCCAGGCCGCGGTGCTCGGCCTGACCGTGGACCTCCGGGAACTGGCCCAGATGGCCGGTTTGAGCACGTCAGAGACCTGGTCCCGGCTCGCCGAACCCCTCCGCCACGGCCTGGTTGCCCACCAAGCGGAGCACCTGCTACGCTTTCCGCACAGCCTGCTCCAGGAGGCGGTAGCCGACCGGATACCCGCACCGGAGCGAGCCGCGCTGCATCGCCGGGCTGCCACGGCGATCGCCGCGTGCGCTCGCGCCGATGAGGCGTCCAGCCGGCTTGCCGAGCACCTCACCCTGGGCGAGCGAGGGGACGAGGCCGCCGTGCACCGGGTGCGCGCGGGCCGGGCCGCGTTCCGCGCGCTGGCCTACGAGGACGCGGCCGTCAGCTTCCAGCAGGCCCTGGACCTGCTGGGCGATGACGACCGCGACCGGGTCCGACGGGCCCGGATCCTGCTGGCGCTGGCTGAAGCTCGGTTCCATTCGGGCGCGCTGCCGGCAGCGGTGTCCGGGTACGAACAGGCCTTCGACGTGGCTCGCGCGGTCGGTGACGGCGAGACCGCGGCGCGGGCCGCGCTGGGCTGCTGTGTGGGCAACCAGCTGGCGCTGCACGAGCCCCAGCTGCTGCGACGCCTGGAACTGGCCCTGGACGGGCTGCCGCCGGGCGACGGCGAACTGCGGGCCAGGGTGCTGGCCCGGCTGGCCAAGGAGCTGGACCCGGCCGAGACCAGCCGGGAACGCCGGGGGCTGGTGGCCGGGCAGGCCCTGGCCATGGCCCGCAGGCTGTGCGGTCCGGATCAACCGGGTGATCCGGCCACGCTGGCCGAGGTGCTGAGCGCGCACCACCAGGCCATGTGGTCGCCGCACAACGCGCGCGAGCGGCTGGTGGTCGCCGCGGAGGCGGCGGCCGCGGCCGAGCGGGCCGGGGCGGACCTGCTGGCCATGGAGGCGCACATGTGGTGCCTGGTGGCCAATCTGGACCTGGGCGAGCGCAACGCCGTGGAGGAGTCGCTGGCCACCACCGGCAGGCTGGCCGAACGGCTGCGGCACCCGCTGTGGCTGTACTACCAACGGGTGTGCGCGGCCACGATCCGGCACGCCGACGGCGACTTCGCCGAGGCAGAGTCGCTGACCAGACAAGCCCTGACCCACGGCCGCCAGGCCAACCACCCACTGGCCGAGGCATCCTTCCACCACCACCTGGCCCGCCTGGCCCTGGACCGCGGCGACCTGCCCACCGCCGAAGCCGCCACCACGGCCTACACCGACCTGATCAGCGCGGTGCCACAACTGTCCCCCGCGCTGCGCTGCGTCACGGTCTGGCTCCGCGCCCGCCTCGGCCACCACCTGGAAGCCAGGGCCCAGCTGGACCGCCTGCTCGCCGACGGCGCCAAACCCCTGGCCGAAACCACCGTCGGCGTACCGGTCGTCCTGCTGCTGGCCGAGGTCGCCCACCTCACCCGCGCCGAAGAGCACGCCGCCACCCTGACCGAAGCCCTCCGCCCCTACGCCGGCCTGGTCGCCACCTCCGCCGGCAACCCCTTCGGCCTGATCTCCCACGCCCTGGCCAACCTGGCCGCCCTACAGGACCGCCCCGAGGAGGCGGAGTCCCACTTCCAGTCCACAGTGGACCAAGCCCGCCGCATGGGCGCCCGCCCCTGGCTGGCCACGGCCCGCACGGACTACGCGGAGTTCCTACTCTCCCACAACAACCCCCAGTCCCACGAACAGGCGCGCCAGGCCGAACAGGAAGCCACCGCCCTGGGCATGCCCACCCTCGCCGCACGAGCACAAGCCCTGCACGACCACCACTGA
- a CDS encoding alpha-galactosidase, protein MAGCDGEIVQLRAAGVGVVVDLTGGLPVLLHWGADLGELTASGLAALAATATAAVLNNAPDLPRTLTVWPTEADGWSGTPAHQGHRAGRRTTPRLRLTEAELAENLLVMRLTDEVSELDVELRYHLDEAGVLAVRSTLTGRSAGEQYDLAGVSTLLPLPRRAGELLDFTGKWCRERTPQRAPLAFGSHVREVRRGKPGLDSPHLLLAGTPGFGFGSGEVWGLHVAWSGNQRYLAEQLPEGAGAHAAVLGGGELLTPGEVRLGSGDVYESPECLFVFSGQGLDGVADRLHSRLRARPEHPANPRPLVLNTWEAVYFDHDLDRLRELADAAAKVGVERLVLDDGWFGSRRDDTRGLGDWEVSAEMWPQGLGPLVEHVRGLGMQFGLWVEPEMINLDSDLARAHPDWLLGPSAGLGAPSRHQHVLNIGHPEAYRHILGRLVALVEEYRIDYLKWDHNRELHEAVHRDPAGDRPGGRAQTLALYRMLDELKARFPALEIESCAGGGGRVDLGILARTDRVWGSDCNDPVERQQIQRWTAQLIPPELIGAHVGDRHSHTTGRDTDDSFRFATALFGHAGIEADLTKLPAEQLAKFTAWAGLYREFRPLLHGGRVVRADLPGEQTLLHGVVGADSALFCWVRLASSPEGQSGRVRFPGLDPAAGYRVRVRTELGLPSTRQVTPPAWVAEAVRDWVRLPGAVLATAGVPLPSLDPQQAMLFELRRD, encoded by the coding sequence ATGGCCGGGTGTGACGGGGAGATCGTCCAGCTCCGTGCGGCAGGTGTCGGCGTGGTGGTGGACCTGACCGGCGGGCTCCCGGTGCTGCTGCACTGGGGCGCGGACCTCGGCGAGCTGACCGCGTCCGGCCTGGCCGCGTTGGCCGCCACCGCGACCGCGGCGGTGCTCAACAACGCGCCGGACCTGCCGCGCACGCTCACCGTCTGGCCCACCGAGGCCGACGGCTGGTCCGGCACCCCCGCGCACCAGGGCCACCGGGCCGGTCGCCGCACCACCCCGCGCCTCCGGCTCACCGAGGCCGAGCTGGCGGAGAACCTGCTGGTCATGCGGCTGACCGATGAGGTCTCCGAGCTCGACGTCGAGCTGCGCTACCACCTGGACGAGGCCGGGGTGCTGGCCGTGCGGTCCACCCTGACCGGCCGGTCGGCGGGGGAGCAGTACGACCTGGCCGGGGTCAGCACGCTGCTGCCGCTGCCCCGGCGGGCCGGTGAGCTGCTGGACTTCACCGGCAAGTGGTGCCGCGAACGGACCCCGCAGCGCGCCCCGCTGGCCTTCGGCAGCCACGTCCGCGAGGTCCGGCGCGGCAAGCCCGGTCTCGACTCGCCGCACCTGCTGCTGGCCGGCACCCCGGGCTTCGGCTTCGGCTCCGGTGAGGTGTGGGGCCTGCACGTGGCCTGGAGCGGAAACCAGCGCTACCTCGCCGAGCAGCTCCCCGAGGGCGCGGGCGCGCACGCCGCGGTGCTCGGCGGCGGCGAGCTGTTGACCCCCGGCGAGGTCCGGCTGGGCTCTGGCGATGTGTACGAAAGTCCGGAGTGCCTGTTCGTCTTCTCCGGCCAGGGCCTGGACGGTGTCGCCGACCGGCTGCACAGTCGGCTGCGGGCCCGGCCCGAGCACCCGGCCAACCCCCGGCCGTTGGTGCTCAACACCTGGGAGGCCGTCTACTTCGACCACGACCTGGACCGGCTGCGCGAGCTCGCCGACGCCGCGGCCAAGGTCGGCGTCGAACGCCTTGTCCTGGACGACGGCTGGTTCGGCAGCCGTCGCGACGACACCCGCGGCCTGGGCGACTGGGAGGTCTCCGCGGAGATGTGGCCGCAAGGGCTCGGTCCGCTGGTGGAGCACGTGCGCGGCCTGGGCATGCAGTTCGGGCTCTGGGTGGAACCCGAGATGATCAACCTGGACTCCGATCTGGCTCGCGCGCACCCGGACTGGCTGCTCGGCCCCAGCGCCGGGCTCGGCGCGCCCTCCCGGCACCAGCACGTGCTCAACATCGGCCATCCCGAGGCCTACCGGCACATCCTGGGCAGGCTGGTCGCGCTGGTCGAGGAGTACCGGATCGACTACCTCAAGTGGGACCACAACCGGGAGCTGCACGAGGCCGTGCACCGCGATCCGGCGGGTGACCGGCCGGGCGGGCGGGCGCAGACCCTGGCGCTGTACCGGATGCTCGACGAGCTCAAGGCCCGCTTCCCCGCGCTGGAGATCGAGAGCTGTGCCGGTGGCGGCGGCCGGGTCGACCTGGGCATCCTGGCCCGCACCGACCGGGTGTGGGGCTCGGACTGCAACGACCCGGTGGAGCGCCAGCAGATCCAGCGCTGGACCGCCCAGCTGATCCCGCCGGAGCTGATCGGCGCGCACGTCGGCGACCGGCACAGCCACACCACCGGCCGGGACACCGACGACTCCTTCCGGTTCGCCACCGCGCTGTTCGGCCACGCCGGGATCGAGGCCGACCTGACCAAGCTCCCCGCCGAGCAGCTCGCCAAGTTCACCGCGTGGGCCGGGCTGTACCGGGAGTTCCGGCCGCTGCTGCACGGCGGCCGGGTGGTGCGGGCCGACCTGCCCGGCGAGCAGACCCTGCTGCACGGCGTGGTCGGCGCGGACTCGGCGCTGTTCTGCTGGGTGCGGCTGGCCAGTTCGCCGGAGGGCCAGTCCGGGCGGGTCCGCTTCCCCGGTCTCGACCCGGCCGCGGGCTACCGGGTGCGGGTGCGCACCGAGCTGGGCCTGCCCTCGACCAGACAGGTCACCCCGCCGGCGTGGGTGGCGGAGGCGGTGCGGGACTGGGTGCGGCTGCCCGGTGCGGTGCTGGCCACGGCCGGTGTGCCGCTGCCATCGCTGGACCCGCAGCAGGCCATGCTGTTCGAGCTCCGGCGGGACTGA
- a CDS encoding response regulator transcription factor yields the protein MCAHIVVAEDDPRQAELLTFQLTREGHTVDVAEDGPAAMRAVRARRPDLLVLDLMLPEVEGVEVCRSLRAEFDLPVLMLTARSTEDDLLRGFAAGADDYLTKPYSPRELMARVRALLWRGRHTAAPPEPRYRVGELVVDPVRHEVTMRGQRVDCAAAEFRLLAALAAQPGRVFERRQLIEQVFGHEFVTERAIDVHIMNLRKKIERSPRNPAYLLTVYGVGYKLAEQPADA from the coding sequence GTGTGCGCCCACATCGTCGTCGCCGAGGACGATCCCCGGCAGGCCGAGCTGCTGACCTTCCAGCTGACCAGGGAGGGGCACACCGTGGACGTGGCCGAGGACGGGCCGGCCGCGATGCGCGCGGTCCGTGCCCGGCGGCCCGACCTGTTGGTGCTGGACCTGATGCTGCCCGAGGTGGAGGGCGTGGAGGTCTGCCGCTCGCTGCGCGCGGAGTTCGACCTGCCGGTGCTGATGCTCACCGCACGGTCCACAGAGGACGATCTGCTGCGCGGGTTCGCCGCGGGCGCCGACGACTACCTCACCAAGCCGTACAGCCCGCGTGAGCTGATGGCCAGGGTGCGCGCGCTGCTGTGGCGCGGCAGGCACACCGCCGCGCCGCCGGAACCGCGGTACCGGGTGGGCGAGCTGGTGGTGGACCCGGTGCGGCACGAGGTGACCATGCGCGGGCAGCGGGTGGACTGCGCGGCCGCGGAGTTCCGGCTGCTGGCCGCGCTGGCCGCGCAGCCGGGGCGGGTGTTCGAGCGGCGGCAGCTCATCGAGCAGGTGTTCGGGCACGAGTTCGTCACCGAGCGGGCCATCGACGTGCACATCATGAACCTGCGCAAGAAGATCGAGCGTTCCCCGCGCAACCCGGCCTACCTGCTCACCGTCTACGGCGTGGGCTACAAGCTCGCCGAGCAGCCCGCCGATGCGTGA
- a CDS encoding ATP-binding protein, whose protein sequence is MREVRLRHRMFTRLLAATVLVGACTVAATAWLAARNTSQAIRAEQGQTLAEDTVIYEELLGYAATHPRWDEAAPLVAGLAQRTGRRIALTTRDRNVIVDSAPGTPLPAKAASTVDALEVNPALAGEEDQDGIDPRAAGPFRLGEEDRKQSARRAEQVVDCLRRNGFRTTVETLASGRAVASEFYADAEDPCGAAALRTPSATENTALAALSATVETCLRQRGAPPVRLELDGDGSITTPAERNEEEELLSCVAESRRHQLTGFVAPAAMLFLVEPPGVGGLTAAGTWPLVLAGGLVLLVVILVSAYLAARLLRPVHALAATAERMREGDTSARVAVTDAGEIGRLSEVFNELSAHLEQVERQRKDMIGDISHELRSPLTTLRGWLEAAADGQRPMEPELINVLLTETLTLQQLIDDLQDLALAESGQLSLHPQRLTVAETLLSVAVANQAQAAELGVELTVETGETLVMQADPVRLRQAVANLVSNALRHTPRGGRVTLSASAQAGEVLITVADNGSGIAPEELPRVFDRFWRAEKSRSRRTGGSGLGLVIVRRLIEAHGGTVTATSTPGQGSAFTLRLPSATGPGTPAAPPG, encoded by the coding sequence ATGCGTGAGGTCCGCCTGCGGCACCGGATGTTCACCCGGCTGCTCGCGGCCACCGTGCTGGTCGGCGCCTGCACGGTCGCGGCCACCGCCTGGCTGGCCGCGCGCAACACCAGCCAGGCCATCCGCGCCGAACAGGGCCAGACCCTGGCCGAGGACACCGTGATCTACGAGGAGCTGCTCGGCTACGCGGCCACCCATCCGCGCTGGGACGAGGCCGCGCCACTGGTCGCCGGCCTGGCCCAGCGCACCGGCCGCCGGATCGCGCTGACCACCAGGGACCGCAACGTGATCGTGGACTCCGCGCCCGGCACCCCGTTGCCCGCCAAGGCCGCCAGCACCGTGGACGCGCTGGAGGTGAACCCGGCGCTGGCGGGCGAGGAGGACCAGGACGGCATCGACCCGCGCGCCGCCGGGCCGTTCCGGCTGGGCGAGGAGGACCGCAAGCAGTCCGCGCGCCGGGCTGAGCAGGTGGTGGACTGCCTGCGCCGCAACGGTTTCCGGACCACGGTGGAGACGCTGGCCAGCGGCCGTGCGGTGGCCTCGGAATTCTACGCCGACGCCGAGGACCCCTGCGGCGCCGCCGCGCTGCGCACGCCCAGCGCCACCGAGAACACCGCGCTGGCCGCGTTGTCGGCGACGGTGGAGACCTGTCTGCGGCAGCGGGGCGCGCCGCCGGTGCGGCTGGAGCTGGACGGCGACGGCTCGATCACCACCCCGGCCGAGCGCAACGAGGAGGAGGAACTGCTGAGCTGCGTGGCCGAAAGTCGGCGGCACCAGCTCACCGGGTTCGTCGCCCCCGCCGCGATGCTGTTCCTCGTCGAGCCGCCCGGCGTCGGCGGCCTGACCGCGGCCGGGACCTGGCCGCTGGTGCTCGCCGGTGGCCTGGTGCTGCTGGTGGTGATCCTGGTCAGCGCCTACCTGGCCGCCCGGCTGCTGCGCCCGGTGCACGCGCTGGCCGCCACCGCCGAACGCATGCGCGAGGGCGACACCTCGGCGCGGGTCGCGGTCACCGACGCGGGGGAGATCGGGCGGCTGTCGGAGGTGTTCAACGAGCTCTCCGCGCACCTGGAACAGGTTGAGCGGCAGCGCAAGGACATGATCGGCGACATCTCGCACGAGCTGCGCAGCCCGCTGACCACGCTGCGCGGCTGGCTGGAGGCCGCCGCCGACGGCCAGCGCCCGATGGAACCCGAGCTGATCAACGTGCTGCTCACCGAAACCCTGACCCTGCAACAGCTCATCGACGACCTGCAGGACCTGGCGCTGGCCGAGTCCGGCCAGCTGAGCCTGCACCCACAGCGGCTGACGGTGGCCGAGACCCTGCTCAGCGTCGCGGTGGCCAACCAGGCCCAGGCCGCCGAGCTCGGCGTCGAGCTCACCGTGGAAACGGGGGAAACCCTTGTGATGCAAGCGGATCCGGTGCGGCTGCGGCAGGCGGTGGCCAACCTGGTGAGCAACGCGTTGCGGCACACCCCGCGCGGCGGCCGGGTCACCCTCTCGGCGAGTGCTCAGGCCGGGGAGGTGCTGATCACGGTGGCGGACAACGGATCGGGCATCGCGCCGGAAGAGCTGCCCAGGGTGTTCGACCGGTTCTGGCGGGCGGAGAAGTCCCGCAGCAGGCGCACCGGCGGCAGCGGCCTCGGCCTGGTCATCGTGCGCAGGCTGATCGAGGCGCACGGCGGCACGGTCACCGCGACCAGCACCCCAGGCCAGGGCTCGGCGTTCACCCTGCGACTGCCCTCGGCCACCGGGCCAGGTACTCCCGCCGCGCCGCCAGGCTGA
- a CDS encoding tetratricopeptide repeat protein, whose product MTDPEWEGRLAGTWAQRYTVDGAGLVAEVEDLSAELPADNPVAAFERACSWDASGHCDRAVPLYRQALTGGLDEHRRRRAVIQLASSLRTLGEAAESVRLLTEERDRGSDELDGAVRAFLALALADCGRDREALAITLEALAPHVSCYQRTVVEQAKRL is encoded by the coding sequence ATGACCGATCCGGAATGGGAGGGCCGCCTGGCCGGGACCTGGGCCCAGCGGTACACAGTGGACGGTGCGGGGCTGGTGGCGGAGGTGGAGGACCTGAGCGCCGAGCTGCCCGCGGACAACCCGGTGGCCGCCTTCGAGCGGGCCTGCTCCTGGGACGCCTCCGGCCACTGCGACCGCGCGGTGCCGCTGTACCGGCAGGCGCTGACCGGCGGGCTGGACGAGCACCGGCGGCGGCGCGCGGTGATCCAGCTGGCCAGCTCGCTGCGCACCCTGGGCGAGGCGGCGGAGAGCGTGCGGCTGCTCACCGAGGAACGCGACCGCGGTTCCGACGAGCTGGACGGCGCGGTGCGGGCCTTCCTCGCGCTGGCGCTGGCCGACTGCGGTCGGGACCGCGAGGCGCTGGCGATCACCCTGGAAGCCTTGGCCCCACACGTCTCCTGCTATCAGCGGACTGTGGTGGAGCAAGCCAAGCGGCTCTAG